Proteins co-encoded in one Erwinia sp. genomic window:
- the yebE gene encoding Inner membrane protein YebE (ID:JIFNMEKO_01222;~source:Prodigal:2.6), producing the protein MSRWLQQIHAILGSKSNELISKNSDKRVSSGLSDMLAPGALGGLAGLLISSKSSRKLLSRYGKNALVVGGGAAAGIFLWKKYQQRMGESAQPAVPSVSSVPVTAPVERRAERLIQALVFAAKSGGHIDDKERQAIDEHLQSAGLGAECERLVREAIAMPLDPEKLAGDINDPQEALELYFLSNLVIDVDHFMERSYLQALGDALNIPADVRESIAQDIMAEKMKIAN; encoded by the coding sequence ATGAGTCGATGGTTGCAACAAATCCATGCTATACTGGGTAGTAAAAGCAATGAACTGATTAGTAAAAACAGTGATAAGCGGGTTTCATCAGGTCTGTCAGATATGCTGGCTCCGGGGGCATTAGGTGGGCTCGCGGGATTGTTGATAAGCAGTAAATCATCGAGAAAACTGCTTTCCCGCTATGGTAAAAATGCCCTTGTTGTCGGTGGTGGTGCTGCGGCTGGAATCTTCCTGTGGAAGAAATATCAACAGCGTATGGGGGAATCGGCGCAACCTGCGGTTCCATCGGTCAGTTCTGTTCCGGTAACTGCTCCAGTTGAACGGCGTGCAGAAAGGCTTATTCAGGCTCTGGTGTTTGCCGCAAAAAGTGGCGGTCATATTGATGACAAAGAACGTCAGGCGATTGATGAGCATCTACAGTCAGCGGGACTGGGTGCTGAATGTGAACGACTGGTCAGGGAAGCGATCGCAATGCCACTTGATCCGGAAAAGCTGGCAGGTGACATCAATGACCCTCAGGAGGCGCTGGAACTCTATTTTCTGAGCAATTTGGTTATCGATGTCGATCACTTTATGGAACGAAGTTATCTGCAAGCATTAGGGGATGCACTGAATATTCCTGCTGATGTGCGTGAAAGCATTGCACAGGACATCATGGCGGAGAAAATGAAAATCGCCAATTAA
- the pgrR_1 gene encoding HTH-type transcriptional regulator PgrR (ID:JIFNMEKO_01223;~source:Prodigal:2.6), producing MLKENFHELQLFLMVARERSFTKAAAKIGISQSALSHAMKALEARLNLRLLTRTTRSVAPTEAGERIIACLEPRFADLEQELEALLQPSGTAAGNIRLSASEHAARSVVWPKLKSFLRDYPKINVELVVDNSFVNIVEGRFDAGVRLGESIDKDIIAVRIGPDMRMVVVGSPDYFIGKSHPKTPYDLHHHLCINMRLPTAGGLYQWEFQHDGKPLRVSVQGQLTFNALTERVDAVLSGLGLACIPEDQVEKYITSGELVQVLQGWCPTFAGYHLYYPSRRQHPRAFALMIEASRHHP from the coding sequence ATGCTGAAAGAAAACTTCCATGAACTCCAGCTTTTTCTCATGGTTGCCAGAGAGCGCAGTTTTACTAAAGCCGCCGCTAAGATTGGCATATCGCAGTCAGCACTCAGTCATGCGATGAAGGCGCTTGAAGCGCGCCTTAATCTGCGGCTGCTTACCCGCACTACGCGCAGTGTTGCCCCGACAGAAGCGGGGGAGAGAATTATTGCCTGTCTGGAACCGCGTTTTGCTGATTTAGAACAGGAACTTGAGGCCTTACTGCAACCCAGTGGCACAGCAGCGGGTAATATCCGTCTCTCTGCAAGTGAGCACGCCGCACGTAGTGTGGTGTGGCCTAAATTAAAATCTTTTTTGCGCGATTATCCAAAGATCAACGTCGAGCTAGTGGTTGATAATAGTTTTGTCAATATTGTGGAAGGACGTTTTGATGCCGGAGTCAGGCTGGGCGAGAGCATCGATAAAGATATAATAGCGGTCAGAATAGGTCCTGATATGCGCATGGTGGTGGTAGGTTCACCGGACTATTTCATCGGCAAATCACATCCCAAAACGCCTTATGATCTGCACCACCATCTATGTATCAATATGCGTTTGCCCACTGCGGGTGGGCTATATCAATGGGAATTTCAACATGATGGAAAACCATTGCGTGTCAGCGTTCAAGGGCAGCTGACTTTTAATGCGTTAACCGAACGAGTGGACGCGGTATTATCGGGTTTAGGTCTTGCCTGCATTCCTGAGGATCAGGTAGAGAAATATATTACTTCCGGTGAGCTTGTGCAGGTGCTACAGGGATGGTGTCCGACCTTTGCGGGTTACCATCTCTATTATCCCAGTCGGCGTCAGCATCCCAGGGCTTTCGCGTTGATGATTGAAGCATCACGTCATCATCCGTGA
- a CDS encoding Aldo/keto reductase (ID:JIFNMEKO_01224;~source:Prodigal:2.6), producing MPRFEPQALEKNQKLAHVLGELAAEKGVTAAQIALAWLMAQQRWIVPIPGTTKLHRLEENIAAADIVLTSDELQHITHILDRVHIVGARYSPAHQARVGR from the coding sequence GTGCCACGTTTTGAACCTCAAGCGCTGGAAAAAAACCAAAAACTAGCTCATGTTCTTGGTGAATTGGCAGCAGAAAAAGGAGTGACAGCGGCGCAGATAGCGCTGGCATGGTTGATGGCACAGCAGCGGTGGATTGTTCCCATTCCTGGCACCACGAAACTACACCGGCTGGAAGAAAACATTGCTGCGGCCGACATTGTACTTACATCCGATGAATTACAGCACATCACCCACATTCTCGACCGGGTACACATCGTTGGCGCTCGTTACTCACCAGCGCATCAGGCCAGAGTCGGTCGTTAA
- the iolS gene encoding Aldo-keto reductase IolS (ID:JIFNMEKO_01225;~source:Prodigal:2.6) — protein sequence MKKRYLGNSRLEVSSLGLGCMGLSHGYGPATATDDAIKLIRYAVERGVTFFDTAEVYGPFINENVVGEALKPFRERVVIATKFGFAFGNDNKQQILNNRPENIRLAVEGSLRRLKTDVIDLLYQHRVDPEVPIEDVAGTVQTLIAEGKVKHFGLSEAGAQTIRRAHVVQPVTALQSEYSMWWREPECEILPLLDELGIGFVPFSPLGKGFLTGSILQVARLRKMITEVLCHVLNLKRWKKTKN from the coding sequence ATGAAAAAACGTTATCTGGGCAATTCACGTCTTGAAGTGTCGTCACTCGGTCTTGGTTGTATGGGGCTTAGCCATGGCTACGGTCCGGCAACCGCAACCGATGATGCAATTAAACTGATCCGCTATGCTGTAGAGCGCGGGGTGACTTTTTTTGATACCGCTGAAGTCTATGGTCCGTTTATCAATGAAAACGTGGTGGGTGAGGCCTTGAAACCCTTCCGCGAACGTGTCGTCATCGCTACAAAATTTGGCTTTGCCTTTGGAAATGATAACAAACAACAGATTCTGAATAACCGACCCGAGAATATCCGCCTGGCAGTTGAGGGATCATTGCGTCGACTTAAAACAGATGTGATCGACCTTTTATACCAACATCGTGTTGATCCCGAAGTTCCGATTGAAGATGTTGCTGGCACAGTTCAGACCTTAATTGCAGAAGGAAAAGTAAAACATTTTGGTCTGTCTGAAGCCGGAGCTCAGACCATCCGTCGTGCGCATGTTGTGCAACCTGTGACGGCGTTACAAAGTGAATATTCGATGTGGTGGCGTGAACCTGAATGTGAAATTCTTCCTCTGCTAGACGAGCTGGGTATCGGTTTTGTCCCTTTTAGCCCTCTGGGTAAAGGCTTTCTTACTGGTTCAATCCTCCAGGTAGCACGTTTGCGCAAGATGATTACCGAAGTACTGTGCCACGTTTTGAACCTCAAGCGCTGGAAAAAAACCAAAAACTAG
- a CDS encoding hypothetical protein (ID:JIFNMEKO_01226;~source:Prodigal:2.6) — MLCLQRSIRGAAAIFLAALLWGTTGTAAAFAPELSPLAIGSLAMGIGGVLQGLMVTNMIISQRHLLIEQWRLLLAGAITVAIYPLAFYASMRYAGVTVGTIISIGSAPLLSALIEYYFDGTRISRQWLCGALIGVSGMIVLCLLKNTDSLYQQDRVILGIVLGLLAGATYAFYSWSARRLMQSGIAPRVAMGATFGSGGLLLFPVFFITATAFFDHLTHVVVGLYMGLAPMFVGYLCYGYGLARLSASMATTITLCEPVVAAILASLVIGERLQLPAWIGAGMVVLSLFVIAFPVRRFSEHEQKQGETA; from the coding sequence ATGCTTTGTTTACAACGTTCCATCCGGGGGGCGGCCGCAATATTTCTCGCTGCTCTGTTGTGGGGAACCACAGGGACGGCCGCCGCCTTTGCTCCTGAACTGAGTCCACTGGCGATCGGTTCGCTGGCGATGGGAATAGGTGGGGTGTTACAGGGATTGATGGTAACTAACATGATTATCAGTCAGCGTCATCTGCTCATTGAGCAGTGGCGTTTGTTACTGGCGGGTGCCATAACGGTGGCTATATATCCTTTGGCGTTTTATGCGTCAATGCGTTACGCAGGGGTGACGGTTGGTACCATTATCTCTATTGGCTCAGCCCCCCTGTTGTCAGCCTTGATCGAGTATTATTTTGATGGTACCCGCATTAGCCGTCAGTGGCTCTGTGGTGCGCTCATTGGTGTTAGCGGGATGATTGTATTATGTCTGTTGAAGAACACGGATAGTCTCTATCAACAGGATAGGGTGATCCTGGGTATTGTTCTTGGTTTGTTAGCCGGGGCAACTTATGCTTTTTACTCATGGTCTGCCCGCCGCCTTATGCAGTCAGGAATAGCCCCCCGTGTTGCGATGGGGGCCACTTTCGGGAGTGGAGGCCTGCTGCTTTTTCCGGTGTTCTTCATCACGGCGACTGCTTTTTTTGACCATTTAACTCATGTTGTTGTCGGGTTATATATGGGACTGGCGCCAATGTTTGTTGGCTACCTTTGTTACGGTTATGGCCTTGCCAGGCTCTCTGCAAGCATGGCAACCACTATCACCTTATGTGAGCCTGTGGTGGCGGCCATTCTTGCCAGTCTGGTTATTGGTGAAAGATTGCAGCTACCCGCATGGATAGGGGCGGGTATGGTCGTGTTAAGTCTTTTCGTCATTGCCTTTCCTGTCCGGCGTTTTTCTGAACACGAGCAGAAGCAGGGTGAAACAGCTTGA
- the exoX gene encoding Exodeoxyribonuclease 10 (ID:JIFNMEKO_01227;~source:Prodigal:2.6), producing the protein MLSLRVIDTETCGLQGGIVEIASVDVINGKITNPMSDLVCPDRPITPQATYVHRITEAMVKDKPPIEQLIERYHGSHYYVAHNAQFDRKMLPEMHGEWICTMKLARQLWPGRRYSNQALREDLELDVTPPDDLHAHRALYDCYVTTALLIRIMEVSAYDPLTMVRLCQPATAAVSTLPFGKYRGYPIKEIAEREPRYLHWMLNNIPTLTPGLRRELESGLRDES; encoded by the coding sequence ATGCTGAGCTTACGTGTGATCGATACTGAAACCTGCGGACTTCAGGGAGGCATTGTTGAAATCGCTTCGGTGGATGTCATTAACGGAAAAATCACCAATCCGATGAGCGATTTGGTTTGTCCGGATCGCCCCATTACCCCACAAGCGACGTACGTACATCGTATCACTGAAGCCATGGTTAAAGACAAACCACCGATTGAACAACTGATCGAACGCTACCATGGCAGTCATTACTACGTTGCTCACAATGCGCAATTTGACCGAAAGATGCTGCCCGAAATGCATGGGGAGTGGATTTGCACAATGAAATTAGCTCGCCAGTTGTGGCCAGGACGCCGTTATTCCAATCAGGCCTTGCGGGAAGATTTAGAACTGGATGTGACTCCGCCAGACGACCTCCATGCCCACAGGGCGCTGTACGATTGCTATGTAACCACTGCATTGCTTATCCGTATCATGGAAGTGTCAGCTTATGATCCGCTAACTATGGTTCGCCTTTGCCAGCCCGCCACAGCTGCCGTATCGACGTTGCCGTTTGGTAAATATCGCGGTTATCCGATCAAAGAGATCGCAGAACGTGAGCCTCGTTATTTGCACTGGATGTTAAATAACATTCCTACTTTGACGCCTGGATTGCGTCGAGAATTAGAAAGTGGACTTCGTGACGAGAGTTAA
- a CDS encoding hypothetical protein (ID:JIFNMEKO_01228;~source:Prodigal:2.6) — protein MNQSGCSTNSQVVWPKLVDHYTLTGYELSHAQALALTAEDTRLKVFCDAAQQYSMTLSVGLPLRIDNDFFLAAMIFFPDGTNQTYAKRALHGEEKRYFSPGKQSGISGQSPRKTAQIICADLNEARFAEEAATHADLYAASVLVSANGYQHDVELLETWSHRYHIPVLMSNHARPSGGLHSAAQSGFWNSQGQCVIRADREECIMIARRSSGKWRGECHTFTESETE, from the coding sequence ATGAATCAGAGCGGCTGTTCCACGAACAGTCAGGTCGTGTGGCCAAAATTAGTTGACCACTACACCCTGACAGGTTATGAGCTTTCCCATGCACAGGCACTGGCGCTTACAGCTGAAGATACACGCCTGAAGGTGTTCTGTGATGCAGCTCAACAATACTCAATGACTCTCAGTGTTGGACTACCGTTACGCATTGACAATGATTTTTTTCTTGCGGCAATGATCTTTTTCCCGGATGGAACAAACCAGACCTACGCCAAACGTGCTTTACATGGTGAAGAGAAACGATATTTCTCACCTGGTAAACAAAGTGGCATCAGTGGTCAGTCACCGAGAAAGACGGCGCAGATCATTTGCGCTGATCTCAATGAAGCGCGCTTTGCCGAGGAAGCAGCAACCCATGCAGATCTGTATGCCGCAAGTGTTCTGGTCTCAGCAAACGGCTACCAGCATGACGTCGAGTTACTGGAAACCTGGTCACACCGTTATCATATCCCGGTGCTGATGAGTAATCATGCGCGCCCCTCAGGTGGCCTTCACAGCGCGGCGCAAAGTGGCTTTTGGAACAGCCAGGGACAATGTGTTATTCGGGCAGACAGAGAAGAGTGCATCATGATCGCACGCCGCAGCTCAGGAAAATGGCGGGGAGAGTGTCATACTTTTACTGAATCAGAGACAGAATGA